A window of Sulfurimonas gotlandica GD1 contains these coding sequences:
- a CDS encoding diguanylate cyclase, with translation MTCTLRKYAQDAMAKAMQSGEAALSGKITLVQEYDKDIQAGFLMYLPVYKKGSNLDNSRDRALSIQGFVYAAFRANDLMDGILGTMFPEINFEIYDGDFVSKENILYDSSIKHQNINIYKKTNITMNEHTWTLVFKTNSVLGSENIYIIFLIPSLVLILTLLLYLLLNSLIETKENALKIASKATKKLHTSEERLRFALEGAGDGLWDWNLKTNEIFFSKRWKEMLGFKEDELDSNLDEWNKIVHPEDLEQVNADIAAHIEGKSDVYKNEHRVKCKDNSYKWILDRGLIVSRDIDGSPIRMVGSHSDISERKQSQLKIEEYMRIIDKNVISSTTDLHGKITKASTAFCDISGYRKNELLGKNHNIVRHKEIPQTLYKELWETIKAGNVWQGEIKNRHKNGSSYWVDVSISPVKNEKDEIISYTAIRHDITDKKRIEELSITDRLTQLYNRLKLDEIFAMKLATAGRYNTNFSVIIIDIDYFKLVNDTWGHQAGDDVLREFAEIIKNNARETDIVGRWGGEEFLILSSDTDLDGAIKLSEKLREMVSLFNFSFAGYKTASFGVSSYHPGDDEKTMVKRADEALYRAKENGRNRVEAENY, from the coding sequence ATGACATGTACTCTGAGGAAGTACGCGCAAGATGCTATGGCAAAAGCAATGCAAAGCGGTGAAGCAGCACTCTCTGGAAAAATCACACTTGTTCAAGAATATGACAAAGATATTCAGGCTGGGTTTTTGATGTATTTGCCGGTGTATAAGAAAGGTTCTAACCTAGATAATTCGCGAGATAGAGCATTATCAATTCAGGGCTTTGTATATGCAGCATTTCGTGCAAATGACCTTATGGATGGTATTTTGGGAACAATGTTTCCTGAAATAAATTTTGAAATTTACGATGGTGATTTTGTAAGCAAAGAAAACATCCTCTATGATTCCAGTATTAAACATCAGAATATAAATATATATAAAAAAACAAATATTACGATGAATGAGCACACTTGGACACTTGTATTTAAGACAAATAGCGTATTAGGAAGTGAAAATATTTATATTATTTTTCTTATTCCAAGCCTTGTTCTGATTCTGACTTTATTGTTATATTTATTGCTAAATTCATTGATTGAAACAAAAGAAAATGCGCTGAAAATCGCGAGTAAAGCTACTAAAAAATTACATACTTCAGAAGAGAGACTTAGATTTGCGCTAGAAGGTGCCGGAGATGGATTATGGGACTGGAACCTAAAGACAAATGAAATCTTTTTTTCAAAACGATGGAAAGAGATGTTAGGGTTTAAAGAAGATGAGCTAGACTCGAATTTGGATGAGTGGAATAAAATAGTACATCCGGAAGATCTTGAACAGGTAAATGCAGATATAGCAGCACATATTGAAGGTAAAAGTGATGTTTATAAAAATGAGCATAGAGTCAAGTGCAAAGATAATTCTTATAAATGGATACTCGACAGAGGTCTTATAGTAAGTCGCGATATTGATGGCAGTCCAATACGAATGGTTGGCTCACATAGTGATATTTCTGAGCGTAAGCAGTCTCAATTGAAAATAGAAGAATACATGCGAATTATTGACAAAAATGTAATATCTTCAACAACTGATTTGCATGGAAAGATAACTAAAGCTTCAACAGCATTTTGTGATATTTCAGGATATAGAAAGAATGAGCTTCTTGGTAAAAATCATAATATTGTAAGACATAAAGAAATTCCACAAACTCTTTATAAAGAACTTTGGGAAACTATAAAAGCTGGTAATGTATGGCAAGGTGAAATAAAAAATAGGCATAAAAATGGTTCGTCTTACTGGGTAGATGTTAGTATATCACCAGTCAAGAATGAAAAAGATGAAATCATTAGTTATACGGCTATTCGCCATGATATCACAGATAAAAAGCGCATTGAGGAACTTTCTATCACTGACAGACTGACTCAGCTTTATAATCGTCTAAAGTTAGACGAAATATTTGCAATGAAACTAGCTACAGCAGGAAGGTACAATACAAATTTTTCTGTAATTATTATTGATATTGATTACTTTAAGCTTGTAAACGATACGTGGGGACACCAAGCAGGTGATGATGTCTTAAGGGAGTTTGCAGAAATTATAAAAAACAATGCCAGAGAAACGGATATTGTTGGCAGATGGGGAGGTGAAGAATTTTTAATACTCTCCTCAGACACAGACCTTGATGGTGCTATTAAATTATCTGAAAAATTGAGAGAGATGGTGTCTTTGTTTAATTTTTCATTTGCAGGATACAAAACCGCAAGTTTCGGAGTGAGTTCATACCATCCTGGAGATGATGAAAAAACTATGGTTAAAAGAGCTGACGAAGCTTTGTACCGTGCGAAAGAGAATGGTAGAAATAGAGTAGAAGCAGAAAATTACTAA
- a CDS encoding CorA family divalent cation transporter → MENIEQLIDNLHLEDLRNELHPSVFDENEDYDMLIVRLPVILEVLDAKSIGFVLTKQNSYIYNKDTKIFEELIGKFEGPYKIIDKLTDRVLKSFVQYQDNIADMEELLYKNNIKEDFMNKWLSLKLDILRIERILLRTAGVIDDFMEHNKDIPEFPINHYVDIHEHLERTMRSATLQLSKLDYLYSFYNAKSNEKMNRMLYILTIISAIFLPLNLVVGFFGMNTSSLPFTQAPSGTYYAISIMMTLLIITSLTLYKWHKKI, encoded by the coding sequence ATGGAAAACATTGAACAATTAATTGATAATTTGCATTTAGAGGATTTACGAAACGAATTACATCCTTCAGTATTTGATGAGAATGAAGACTACGATATGCTTATTGTCCGTTTACCTGTAATTTTAGAAGTACTTGATGCCAAGTCAATAGGCTTTGTTTTAACAAAACAAAATAGTTATATATACAACAAAGATACAAAAATATTCGAAGAGCTAATCGGTAAATTTGAAGGTCCATATAAGATTATAGATAAGCTTACCGATAGAGTTTTAAAATCATTTGTTCAGTATCAAGATAATATAGCTGATATGGAAGAGTTGCTGTATAAAAATAATATAAAAGAAGACTTTATGAACAAGTGGCTTTCTCTTAAATTAGATATATTACGTATTGAGCGTATACTATTAAGAACCGCAGGAGTAATAGATGATTTTATGGAGCATAATAAAGATATACCTGAATTTCCAATTAATCATTATGTTGATATACATGAACATTTAGAACGAACAATGCGTTCTGCTACATTACAACTCTCTAAACTTGACTACCTATATAGTTTTTATAACGCTAAATCAAACGAAAAAATGAATCGTATGCTTTATATTTTAACCATCATATCAGCCATTTTTCTGCCATTAAATCTTGTTGTTGGATTTTTCGGGATGAACACAAGCAGTCTTCCATTTACACAGGCCCCATCAGGCACATACTATGCAATATCAATTATGATGACTTTATTAATCATAACTTCATTAACTCTCTATAAATGGCATAAGAAGATATAA
- a CDS encoding mechanosensitive ion channel domain-containing protein: MKIFFLLVLAIAVFSAEIDVKLYENADKESYYIDIEKQINIDAIQKIRDENIIKDEIAHLARLRDTALQKVQIDRYNIKELEKQNITMQEYYSAIAAAGLLQYKEEQNIKRISDMQYKLLVLRQLIERITVDEKPKLLSYQLQFAYYKLQQKNIDTKTLLRKTHKNELIHILVRALPSLKCDSIKTFNENIIAINENIAATHKEKILKQLQQEKAIIEENIGLEKIDKKVELANSNYQKNILKKAELQIQQSLCSLQNKRTTDFYKNLNEIEETVSLIDSNDKEIYLEQINIVKDMSKIKLGSTRQFFGATQEESKKVFMSFYEYLMSPLFIFNERPISLFSLFKAIALIILGFTIGMLYKRWIARLSRKWSDLSMMSVRLATNIGYYLIVIIFFMIAISSLGIDMSSISLIAGALSIGIGFGLQTVVSNLIAGIILMFERTIRIGDAIEINDSLHGVVTDMRIRSTTIRTFDNIDVIVPNSSFVQNNVVNWTMEDKIKRLHIPFSVAYDTEVEDVEKAIFDALNKSSLYFIHNDDDRMPRIRMTMMNSSSVDFELLVWIEWNSQLKNVSMKSDFLILIYNALRANNIKIPFPQLDLYIKQSISESIENGK, encoded by the coding sequence ATGAAAATATTTTTTTTACTCGTATTAGCGATTGCTGTTTTTTCAGCAGAAATAGATGTTAAACTATATGAAAATGCGGATAAAGAAAGCTATTACATAGATATTGAGAAGCAAATTAACATAGATGCCATTCAAAAAATTCGTGATGAGAATATTATTAAAGACGAAATAGCACATCTAGCTAGATTACGAGATACTGCATTACAAAAAGTTCAAATCGATAGATATAATATCAAAGAACTAGAAAAACAAAACATTACTATGCAGGAATATTATAGTGCAATAGCAGCTGCTGGCTTATTGCAATACAAAGAAGAACAAAATATTAAACGTATTAGTGATATGCAGTATAAACTACTTGTTTTAAGACAGCTTATTGAGCGTATTACTGTAGATGAAAAACCAAAACTTTTGTCATATCAATTACAGTTTGCTTATTATAAGTTGCAACAAAAAAATATTGACACTAAAACCCTTTTAAGAAAAACACATAAAAATGAGTTGATTCATATCTTAGTCCGTGCTCTTCCTTCTTTGAAATGTGATTCAATAAAAACTTTTAATGAAAATATTATTGCTATTAATGAAAATATTGCAGCAACGCATAAAGAAAAAATTTTAAAGCAACTGCAACAAGAAAAAGCAATTATTGAAGAAAATATTGGGCTTGAAAAAATTGATAAAAAAGTGGAACTAGCAAATAGTAATTATCAAAAAAACATCCTTAAAAAAGCAGAACTGCAAATACAACAGTCACTTTGTAGTTTACAAAATAAAAGGACTACAGATTTTTATAAGAATCTTAATGAGATTGAAGAAACAGTATCTTTAATTGATTCTAATGACAAAGAAATATATTTAGAACAAATCAACATAGTTAAAGATATGTCTAAAATTAAGCTAGGATCCACTAGACAATTTTTTGGAGCTACCCAAGAAGAGAGTAAAAAAGTATTTATGTCATTTTATGAATATTTAATGTCGCCATTATTTATATTTAATGAACGTCCGATAAGTCTGTTTAGTTTGTTTAAAGCTATTGCTTTAATTATTCTTGGATTTACAATTGGAATGCTTTATAAGCGTTGGATAGCTCGTCTCTCAAGAAAATGGAGTGACCTTAGCATGATGTCTGTTAGGCTAGCTACAAACATAGGTTACTATCTTATAGTAATAATATTTTTTATGATAGCCATTAGCAGCCTTGGGATAGATATGAGCTCTATATCACTCATCGCTGGAGCACTATCTATTGGTATAGGTTTTGGTTTACAAACAGTCGTATCAAACTTAATCGCAGGCATTATTTTAATGTTTGAGCGAACTATTAGAATTGGGGATGCTATAGAAATCAATGACTCACTACATGGTGTTGTAACAGATATGCGTATTCGCTCTACAACAATTAGAACATTTGACAACATTGATGTTATTGTTCCAAACTCTTCTTTTGTTCAAAATAATGTAGTCAACTGGACTATGGAAGATAAAATAAAACGACTGCATATCCCTTTTTCAGTAGCATACGACACAGAAGTAGAAGATGTTGAAAAAGCGATATTTGATGCTTTAAATAAAAGTAGTTTATATTTTATTCACAATGATGATGATAGAATGCCTCGTATAAGAATGACTATGATGAATAGTAGTAGTGTTGATTTTGAGTTATTGGTATGGATTGAGTGGAATAGCCAATTAAAGAATGTATCCATGAAGTCTGATTTTTTAATTTTGATATACAATGCCTTAAGGGCAAATAATATTAAAATTCCTTTCCCTCAACTTGATTTATATATTAAACAGAGCATATCTGAGTCTATAGAAAATGGAAAATAG
- a CDS encoding sensor domain-containing diguanylate cyclase, protein MLDNSIFIQLNKLVYPIIFTDNSDTFIWGNKKFYSLHKDAFLTNDITLTDQIIIDKVVSAVNSVNKEYTISTNEKAITYQIIKSQIEIKSKKYNLLSFFNISKRIALATKLSEKQILFETLSENLPEGIVVHNKELIEYTNPAFEKLCGFNNKELMGKNIVDIFAKNEKLYILDFYKKLESKKIKRTTVETKILTKKNKEIWVKIKTKILEKEDKFYFLTIVTDISKEKSNHEKLSKLAYFDNLTGIYNRRKFDEILKIETIRVHRYKRKLSALFFDIDHFKNVNDTYGHDTGDEVLKKMSNIIQLHTRDTDYFARWGGEEFILLLPETNVLEANLMAEKIRKTIFSYDFNKVGNLTISIGVSELKEKERSSTFLKRLDKALYKAKNDGRNRTIVL, encoded by the coding sequence TTGCTTGATAATTCAATATTTATACAACTAAATAAATTAGTTTATCCAATCATTTTCACTGATAATTCTGACACATTTATATGGGGAAATAAAAAATTTTATTCATTACATAAAGATGCATTTTTGACTAATGACATTACATTAACAGACCAAATCATAATAGATAAAGTTGTTTCTGCCGTCAATTCAGTAAATAAAGAATACACGATTTCCACAAATGAAAAGGCTATTACTTATCAAATAATCAAATCACAAATAGAAATAAAGTCCAAAAAATATAATTTATTAAGTTTTTTTAATATATCAAAACGCATAGCTTTAGCGACTAAATTATCTGAAAAACAGATTCTATTTGAAACATTAAGTGAAAATCTTCCTGAGGGGATTGTTGTACATAATAAAGAACTAATTGAATATACAAATCCAGCTTTTGAAAAGCTATGTGGATTTAATAATAAAGAGCTGATGGGGAAAAATATTGTTGATATTTTTGCTAAAAATGAAAAATTATATATTTTAGATTTTTATAAAAAGTTAGAATCAAAAAAAATCAAAAGAACTACTGTTGAAACAAAAATACTAACCAAGAAAAATAAAGAAATTTGGGTTAAGATAAAAACAAAAATTCTTGAAAAAGAGGATAAATTTTACTTTTTAACTATTGTAACTGACATAAGCAAGGAGAAAAGTAATCATGAAAAACTATCAAAATTGGCTTACTTTGATAATTTAACTGGCATATATAATCGTAGAAAATTTGACGAAATATTAAAAATAGAGACTATAAGAGTACATAGATATAAAAGAAAACTAAGTGCACTTTTTTTTGATATTGACCATTTTAAAAATGTGAATGACACATACGGACATGATACAGGTGATGAAGTATTAAAAAAAATGTCCAATATTATACAGTTACACACTAGAGATACAGATTATTTTGCACGCTGGGGAGGAGAAGAATTTATACTTCTTTTGCCAGAAACAAATGTTCTTGAAGCTAATCTAATGGCTGAGAAGATTAGAAAAACAATATTTTCATATGACTTTAACAAAGTAGGAAACTTAACTATAAGTATTGGTGTCTCAGAATTAAAAGAAAAAGAACGAAGTTCAACTTTTTTAAAACGTTTAGATAAAGCTCTATATAAAGCTAAAAATGATGGCAGAAATCGAACAATTGTATTATAA
- the purE gene encoding 5-(carboxyamino)imidazole ribonucleotide mutase, producing the protein MKFISIVMGSKSDYEVMKSCSETLEAFGVSYEMIVSSAHRSPERTASYIQEAEKKGAQCFIAAAGMAAHLAGVLSSKTVKPIIGVPMSASALGGIDALLSTVQMPAGMPVATVAIGKAGAINSAYLAMQILALNNEELATKLKEDRVSKAKKVETDSLEIETIISA; encoded by the coding sequence ATGAAATTTATATCAATAGTAATGGGTTCTAAAAGTGATTATGAGGTAATGAAGTCGTGTTCTGAGACATTAGAGGCTTTTGGTGTTAGTTATGAGATGATTGTATCTTCTGCTCACCGTTCACCTGAGAGAACAGCTAGTTACATTCAAGAAGCTGAGAAAAAAGGTGCTCAATGTTTTATTGCTGCTGCTGGTATGGCTGCACACTTAGCCGGTGTACTTTCTTCTAAAACAGTTAAGCCTATCATCGGTGTTCCAATGTCAGCTTCTGCACTGGGTGGTATTGATGCACTTCTTTCAACTGTCCAGATGCCAGCAGGAATGCCAGTTGCCACTGTTGCAATCGGGAAAGCAGGAGCTATTAACTCGGCTTATTTAGCTATGCAGATATTAGCATTAAACAATGAAGAATTAGCTACTAAACTAAAAGAAGACAGAGTTTCTAAAGCTAAGAAAGTGGAAACTGACTCTTTAGAAATAGAGACGATAATAAGTGCATAA
- the nhaA gene encoding Na+/H+ antiporter NhaA, producing the protein MTQHLHTIERFIKDESFSGVLLFVATIAAVMVANSALSESYFELWNMALGVTLGGHTISMNLMHWINDGLMALFFLMVGLEIKRELLIGELSSVKKATFPIVAAIGGMVIPALVYIAFNTTDPKGFGIPMATDIAFALGILMLFGKKVNPALKLFLVALAVVDDLGAVIVVATVYTSEIHAEYFIHAGLVYALIWILNLKKVTMLMPYLLLGIALWIFIHSIGVHATIAGVLLAFAIPISSKVDEQDFIKNTKESVDEFEKHIDTIPILNHHQIDALEDIAYNYDKVQNPLVKLEHQLHGFSAFFIMPLFAFSNAGVILDFSAVSQNFFIVVGVVLGLVVGKPIGIVGFTYLAQKLRIVKKPDDLGWDEVIAVGFLGGIGFTMSIFITQLAFLDQSVIDAVKLGIFFASFIAGAIGVILILKAYSKRNKLI; encoded by the coding sequence ATGACACAGCATCTACACACAATAGAAAGATTTATAAAAGACGAATCGTTTAGTGGTGTCTTACTGTTTGTAGCGACAATAGCTGCTGTAATGGTAGCTAACTCTGCACTAAGTGAGAGCTATTTTGAACTATGGAATATGGCTTTAGGTGTGACATTGGGAGGTCATACTATTTCTATGAATCTGATGCACTGGATAAATGACGGTTTAATGGCTCTATTTTTTTTAATGGTCGGTTTAGAGATAAAGAGAGAACTTTTAATAGGTGAGTTGTCATCTGTAAAAAAAGCAACTTTCCCAATAGTAGCAGCTATAGGTGGGATGGTGATTCCTGCTTTGGTTTATATAGCTTTTAATACAACTGATCCAAAAGGTTTCGGTATCCCTATGGCTACAGATATTGCTTTTGCTTTGGGGATTTTGATGCTTTTTGGAAAAAAAGTAAATCCAGCCCTGAAACTATTTTTGGTTGCACTTGCCGTAGTTGATGATTTGGGTGCAGTTATAGTGGTTGCTACTGTTTATACGAGCGAAATCCATGCTGAGTATTTTATTCATGCCGGTTTGGTTTATGCTCTTATCTGGATACTAAATCTTAAAAAAGTAACAATGCTTATGCCATATCTTCTTTTAGGTATTGCACTGTGGATTTTTATACACTCAATAGGTGTTCATGCAACAATCGCCGGTGTGCTTTTAGCCTTTGCTATACCTATCAGTTCAAAAGTTGACGAGCAAGATTTTATAAAAAATACAAAAGAATCGGTAGATGAGTTTGAAAAACATATAGATACTATTCCTATTTTAAATCACCATCAGATAGATGCACTTGAAGATATTGCATATAACTATGATAAAGTACAAAATCCACTGGTAAAACTAGAGCATCAATTGCACGGGTTTTCTGCATTTTTTATTATGCCATTGTTTGCATTCTCAAACGCAGGAGTTATACTTGACTTCTCAGCGGTGTCACAGAACTTCTTTATTGTGGTAGGTGTAGTTCTTGGTCTTGTAGTCGGTAAACCTATAGGTATTGTAGGGTTTACATATTTGGCTCAAAAACTTCGTATTGTAAAAAAACCTGATGATTTAGGATGGGATGAAGTAATCGCAGTTGGTTTCTTAGGCGGGATAGGGTTTACAATGTCTATCTTCATAACTCAACTTGCATTCTTAGACCAAAGTGTGATAGATGCAGTTAAACTAGGTATTTTCTTTGCCTCATTTATAGCTGGTGCTATAGGTGTTATACTGATTTTAAAGGCATACTCAAAAAGAAATAAATTAATTTGA
- a CDS encoding radical SAM protein, whose product MQTIFGPINSRRFGSSLGIDLSPALKQCNFDCLYCELAPTATVDAQTNTVTVEKIINDLKEHLSNKIDVITITANGEPTLYPHLSLLIDEIDKIKNDTQTLILTNSATLVDDEVFNTLLKLDQVKLSLDAISDDVFKKIDRPHANIKVDEVVKRVQEFSKVYKGKLFIEILFVHSLNDTKEEIAKLNEALLDIDAFRVDLGTIDRPPAYPVMGISYKELHEASLMFDSSVPIHIASRVHAEPNNSKYSEEDIINTLDKRPLTMDDINLLFDEQSKIRLENLIKSEKIVKKAVGNLEFMLPGTNVKRKRKK is encoded by the coding sequence ATGCAAACAATTTTCGGTCCTATAAACTCAAGAAGATTTGGTTCTTCTCTGGGGATAGACCTCTCCCCTGCCCTTAAACAATGTAACTTCGACTGCCTATACTGTGAACTTGCACCAACTGCTACCGTAGATGCTCAGACAAATACAGTAACTGTAGAGAAAATCATAAACGACTTAAAAGAACACTTGAGTAACAAAATAGATGTCATAACTATAACTGCAAACGGAGAGCCTACTCTCTATCCGCATTTAAGCCTTCTTATAGACGAGATAGACAAGATAAAAAACGACACTCAAACTCTCATACTTACAAACAGTGCTACACTTGTAGATGATGAAGTTTTCAACACACTTCTAAAACTAGACCAAGTTAAACTGTCTTTAGATGCCATAAGTGATGATGTCTTTAAAAAGATAGACAGACCTCATGCAAACATAAAAGTAGATGAAGTCGTAAAAAGAGTTCAAGAGTTTAGTAAAGTATACAAAGGTAAGCTTTTCATAGAAATTCTTTTCGTACACTCACTTAATGACACAAAAGAAGAGATAGCAAAACTAAACGAAGCACTTCTAGACATAGATGCTTTTAGAGTAGACCTAGGAACTATAGACAGACCACCAGCCTACCCTGTGATGGGAATTAGCTATAAAGAGCTACATGAAGCTTCACTGATGTTTGATAGCTCTGTGCCTATACATATAGCATCTAGAGTTCATGCAGAACCAAATAACTCTAAGTACAGTGAAGAAGATATAATAAATACTTTAGACAAAAGACCACTGACTATGGATGACATCAATCTGCTCTTTGATGAACAAAGTAAGATAAGACTAGAAAATCTAATAAAATCAGAAAAAATAGTGAAAAAAGCAGTTGGAAATCTGGAGTTTATGCTACCAGGTACCAATGTTAAAAGAAAACGCAAAAAGTAG
- the hemE gene encoding uroporphyrinogen decarboxylase, translated as MSKIFVDACFGKQTPYTPVWMMRQAGRYLPEYMAVRAEAGNFLNLCHDPKKACEVTLQPIDIVGVDAAILFSDILVIPDEMGMDLEFIKGFGPKFNDPIKTEADIDRLIGGDEAASKLTYVFDTIKLIKEDLDKRGGEIALIGFTGAPWTLATYMIEGEGTKTYNLCKKMMYSNPALLHKILAKVTEVVKLYMEKQIQAGIDVVQIFDSWAAAIEPSKYDEFSWKYMVEIADYLKGKYPHIPIIMFPKGIPAFLDKVYGNFEVFGVDWSTPMALAKEKLGDKYILQGNMEPCRLYSKEETTACVEAIQDIMGTKRHIFNLGHGILPDVPVENAIHFVKECQRVSKK; from the coding sequence ATGAGTAAAATATTTGTAGATGCATGTTTTGGTAAGCAGACACCGTACACTCCAGTTTGGATGATGAGACAAGCGGGTCGTTACTTACCTGAATACATGGCTGTTCGTGCTGAGGCTGGAAATTTTTTAAACCTTTGTCATGATCCTAAAAAAGCTTGTGAAGTTACACTTCAGCCAATCGACATAGTAGGTGTAGATGCTGCTATTTTATTTAGTGACATCCTTGTTATACCGGATGAAATGGGAATGGACTTAGAATTTATCAAAGGTTTTGGACCAAAGTTCAACGATCCTATCAAAACAGAAGCTGATATAGACAGACTTATCGGTGGCGACGAAGCTGCTTCTAAACTTACTTATGTTTTTGATACTATCAAACTTATTAAAGAAGATTTAGATAAAAGAGGTGGTGAGATTGCACTTATCGGTTTTACCGGTGCTCCATGGACACTTGCTACATATATGATTGAAGGTGAAGGTACAAAAACTTACAACCTATGTAAAAAAATGATGTACTCAAACCCTGCACTTCTGCACAAGATACTTGCAAAAGTTACAGAAGTTGTAAAACTATATATGGAAAAACAAATCCAAGCCGGCATCGATGTAGTTCAAATCTTTGACTCATGGGCAGCAGCTATTGAGCCGTCAAAATATGACGAATTTTCTTGGAAATATATGGTTGAGATTGCTGACTACTTAAAAGGCAAGTATCCACATATTCCAATTATTATGTTCCCTAAAGGGATTCCAGCATTCTTAGACAAAGTTTATGGAAACTTTGAAGTATTTGGTGTAGACTGGTCAACTCCTATGGCGCTTGCAAAAGAAAAACTTGGAGATAAGTATATTCTTCAAGGAAACATGGAACCATGTCGTCTTTACTCTAAAGAGGAAACAACTGCATGTGTTGAAGCTATCCAAGATATTATGGGTACAAAACGTCATATTTTCAACCTTGGTCATGGAATCCTTCCTGATGTACCAGTGGAAAATGCTATACACTTCGTAAAAGAGTGTCAAAGAGTTAGTAAAAAGTAA
- a CDS encoding YqhA family protein, whose translation MEKIFESSLWGSRFIIILAVVFGLIGAVVLFIVASFDIYDTAKFVLTTYINHAHPANFHEDVVGGIIGAVDLYLIGVVMLLFSFGLYELFISDIDVAKCEEGNENKILTINSLDQLKDKISKVIVMVLVVGFFQKVGHTQYNGALDMLYFALSITAVAVGLFFLGKVGKSH comes from the coding sequence ATGGAAAAAATATTTGAGAGCTCTTTATGGGGCTCAAGATTTATCATTATCCTTGCAGTAGTCTTTGGTCTTATCGGTGCGGTAGTTCTTTTCATAGTTGCTTCTTTTGATATATATGATACTGCAAAGTTTGTTTTGACAACATACATAAACCATGCACACCCTGCGAACTTTCATGAAGATGTAGTCGGGGGGATTATTGGCGCAGTTGATTTGTACCTTATTGGTGTAGTTATGCTTCTTTTTTCTTTTGGTCTTTATGAACTTTTCATCTCAGACATAGATGTAGCTAAATGTGAAGAAGGAAATGAAAATAAAATATTAACAATTAATTCACTTGATCAACTTAAAGACAAGATCTCAAAAGTTATCGTTATGGTACTTGTTGTAGGATTTTTTCAAAAAGTTGGTCACACGCAATATAATGGCGCGCTAGATATGCTATACTTCGCGCTATCTATAACTGCTGTAGCAGTTGGACTTTTCTTTTTAGGAAAAGTCGGAAAAAGTCATTAA